CATGCATCGCGGCAACAGCAATCGGTGTGAGGTCGCCTTCCCCGTTTAGAATGTTCGGATTTGCGTGGGCAGAGAGCAGCAGAGCGAGAATGTTGGTGTCACCGCTCCATGCTGCGTGAAAAAGAGGAGCCGTGGGTTCGATGGCTGCGATGTACTTTGCATACTGTTGATAGTCACGTTTGCCGTCAGGATCTGCACCAAGGTGCAACAACTCACCGACGCCGACGGCATCACCAAATACACAAGCGCGGTCAAGAAAGTGGTAGCGCAAGCCGCGCAGGACCGGATACTGCCAAGCAGCCACCACAAGGAGTGCCACCAGCACGAGGGCTTCTACAATCGCGGTGATTTTCCAGAAGCGTGGTTTCATGGGCTGCATCTACAAGTGATTATACAGGTCTGGATATCCACCCATTTCG
The nucleotide sequence above comes from Candidatus Paceibacterota bacterium. Encoded proteins:
- a CDS encoding ankyrin repeat domain-containing protein; protein product: MKPRFWKITAIVEALVLVALLVVAAWQYPVLRGLRYHFLDRACVFGDAVGVGELLHLGADPDGKRDYQQYAKYIAAIEPTAPLFHAAWSGDTNILALLLSAHANPNILNGEGDLTPIAVAAMHGHADAVRLLLTSGARSELPSGRSVIDLARQHGFTNIATVLQQTK